In Candidatus Methanomethylophilus alvi Mx1201, a genomic segment contains:
- a CDS encoding universal stress protein, which produces MYNKILIAVDGSESNNIAVDQGLCLAKSLKAGSVTAICVFDEGNYSTVIRDSSAEYRKIMAEESENALKYVKAKAAEMGVAVEAKTMMGRPAEVIIEESADYDLVICATLGKTGFARVLLGSVAENVVRLAKCPVLVCR; this is translated from the coding sequence ATGTACAATAAGATCCTTATTGCAGTGGACGGGAGCGAGAGTAACAACATCGCGGTCGACCAGGGATTGTGCTTGGCAAAGTCTCTGAAGGCGGGATCCGTCACCGCGATCTGTGTCTTCGACGAGGGCAATTACAGCACCGTCATCAGGGACAGCAGCGCCGAGTATCGCAAGATCATGGCGGAGGAGTCCGAGAACGCCTTGAAGTATGTGAAGGCGAAGGCGGCGGAGATGGGTGTCGCCGTGGAGGCCAAGACCATGATGGGACGTCCAGCCGAGGTGATAATCGAGGAATCCGCCGACTACGACCTCGTCATATGTGCCACCCTGGGAAAGACCGGGTTCGCGAGAGTCCTTCTCGGGTCGGTCGCAGAGAACGTGGTGCGTCTTGCGAAGTGTCCCGTGCTCGTCTGCCGCTGA